The Mercurialis annua linkage group LG7, ddMerAnnu1.2, whole genome shotgun sequence genome includes the window AACAAAGCAAGtagaaatttatataaaatttatctaataTTCCCAATTTGCAATTCACACAACACGTCAGAATTAAGGAAcaaatttgttataattaatgAATTACTAACTAATTTGatagtaaaattatttcttATGCTAGAGGGTAAgttcaaatttaatttctttgtcAACTATGAATTGAGTTTGTtcagaaaagaaaaaacaaaacacaaaacataGAAGAACAAAATGAGCTTTAGATTCAATACAATCGTCACTTAAGAAGGGCTTTGTCAAATGTCAAGTGATCATTAAATAATTTAGCGATCAGCTATAAATTATGGTTCAACCAGTCTCCCCTACGTTAGGCTAAGCATGCCAAAGCTAAAAGTTCTATCATAACATAGAACTttccaaaataaatattttcattgcAATCCAAAGATCCTAAGCCTACAGATTACTACATTACTATATCATTGGACAGTCCAGCTCTCTACTATAACATAATTCAGTTCCAAAGATGGCCCCCGGTCTGGTGCAGCATAGCATCAATCTCGTCTCCGTCCTCCATTTCCAGCTTCATAAAAGAAAAGCATACATGAATATACGAAagaaatatgataaatttattcGGAAGAAACACATGCTCTGCAACAGATAGAAAGAGAGACAGACCTCATCGGGTGTTTGCTCCGCTCGCAGACGTCGACCATCAAACAGAAAGGCAAATGCGTTAGGCTCAACAGATTGTCGATCACAATAAGCATTCATCAGCTTCTTTAGTTGTGTGTTTCTCTTGATCCGGAATAACACTTCGTTTCCATCCTACAACCAAACTAAATCAGTTGTTCCCaagtaaaaaaattcaactgaagaaaatttaaaaaaaaaaagtaaaacacttGACATTCATTGTATATTTGttaaatgaaatatgataaCTTATCTTAAGACGAAGTAGCTTCTGAGAAAAAAACAATTGAAGAACATGTTTGGTGAGTCTTGTCTGGTTGCTTTGGCTGAGGTTGCTACCGCCCAcgcaaattttatttttttacaaaactaCCCccttcaagtttttttttaaaatatgattacttaattttaatttttatacaattagcccttcaaattttattttatataaattagcaATCAAAACCACAATTAACATAAATCAAGACACAAGTGGTCGATAATTTACTAAATTTAGGTTGAAAGTGGTTCACTTTTTGTGTGCAGCTATTCAAAGGTCTAACACCCAGAAAAAAGTGCGGATGTGCGAAAAACAATCGGTTTCCAAATTACCTGAACGAAgtataaattttacaaaatctacACAAATTACAGCAAAATGTACCATTCCAACAACAACATTAtaatacattaattaattatgtaCTAGTCTATTTAACAGTATgctttaatataaataaaaaaaattgaagcaaCGCGAGGGTTTCGTACTATAAGGATGAAAACAAGGCAAGAAACTCAAGTTCAACgataatataaccttaacccTAACACATAAAATACAGAGACAAGTAAATtgagagaaaaaataaaaaagaatgagATACCTGAGCCTTGACCTTAAGGTTGATGTGAGCACCTTGATCATTGTTGGGCTTCGTATCTTCCTCTTGTGTTGGACCAGTCACTCCTgacatttttttcttcttcttcttcttggttTTCCTgtgttttttcaaattttacagAGCACAAACAAAAATTTGATACGACctttatatatagaaataatcaaaatcaaattgcaCAGTTCACGAGCTCTGCCTTCTTCAAGAAGTCTACTGAAAACTGAACTCTGTCATTGGGCTTGCGATTAAAAGAAGGGCTTATTACGTGTTTACCTAAAATAAATCTCAGTGtggaaaagatattaaaaataccTCAGAATTTTTGTTCAATTATTTTTGTACTCTACGTGGCaaaatatttagaattttacTCTCACATTAATGAcagctctctctctctctctctctcgttcttttttctccatttttgttCACTCCTTCATTATTTCTCCGCCATCACCTCCGCCATCACCTCTGCCATCGCTTCGCCATCGCTCCGCCGTCGTATTACCGTCGTTCCACTATTATTTGAGATTTAAATTATCGATTCTGTAATTTTTATGGTTTACTTTAACTTACAGACCTAAAAAATATCGATCTTacaatttttcagttttcagatctaaaaatctgtaaaaaaaatgattttcatctgaaaaaaataattttctgcaaaaaaaaaacgattttctgcgaaaaaacagtgtctgattatcatatcattatcactacattatcatctcgttatcataacattgcagaaaataaaaaaatttctatagaaaaaaatgtttgattgtcatactgttatcataacattatcatgacgtactttatcataacagtatattatcataacattatcatgacgtgctttatcataacattatattatcataacattatcatgacgtactttatcatgacaatatattatcataacgtactttatcataactatatcataacattttaatataccttatcatattattatcaccaaatttatcatattgttatcataacgttgtttatcttttatcatAACTGCATCacattattatcataactttatcacactattatcataatcctataatgttatgatattgatatgataaccATCATACAGACATGTtaacgttaatgataccgaaatgataatcaaTCACTTTTCTtgatactattatcataaaccttatcatactattatcacaaacgtataatattatgatactgatatgataatattatgatacatatatgctaacgttaatgataccgatatgataatcaagttttttttttgacaattttttttacagtgttatgataatgatatgataatgtcatagtgataccgatatgataatcagacgctgttttctgcagaaaatcgttttttctgcagaaaatcgttttttcaattataaaatcgtttttgtgctatttttttagatctgaaactgaaaaaaataaagagcaaTTTTTTATAGATctgagaattaaaataaatcgcaACGATCACCACAATCTAAGAAATCGCTAAAACTAAATATGGAAGAACGACGGGATGGCAGATCGACGGCGGCGTGATGGCGGAACGACGGCGGATCAATGAAAGAACAACGGCGGAAcaatagaaaaaaaagaaaagaaaatgaaaacaaagaaaaaaatggagagagagagagagagatcaGAGAACCAAAAGGAAATACACGtgttaaagtaataaaataaatacttagagtaaaaaataatataaaagaagtattattataataaaaaaagagctTAGAGCAAAAAAATTAAGGTGCTAAAAAAgtgaggtattttttctatcttttcttTGTTGAGGTAAacattactattattttagaaaatagagtattttCCTTAATTTTCTCGTAAAAGAAGTTCAGTTAAGTTTGGGCCTAATATCGTAATTCAATTGAAACAGACTGGTCTATGTTTCCTTCTTATCTAAAAGTCCATATAATATAATTAGCcat containing:
- the LOC126654847 gene encoding small ubiquitin-related modifier 1-like — its product is MSGVTGPTQEEDTKPNNDQGAHINLKVKAQDGNEVLFRIKRNTQLKKLMNAYCDRQSVEPNAFAFLFDGRRLRAEQTPDELEMEDGDEIDAMLHQTGGHLWN